From Desulfobacterales bacterium:
CTTTTTGTTACTCACTGTTCATTATTAATTTTTCCGTGAACCTGACTTCGAATCCGTAGGCCGCAGGTTCGAATCCTGCCGGGCGTACCAATAAAATCAATAGGTTAGATTATGTTGCGGCCCTATTTTTTTGACTAAAAAAGGATGCCCCGTCTATTATTCAGGGGGCAGCTCAGTGCCACGGTTCATGATCTCCACATATTCAATGTAACTGAACAGCCGATTGCGTTTCTGTGCAGTCATTTCCCGCACAATGCCGATGCGCTCAAGGTGCCCTAGGGCCTTGTTGACTGTGGCCGGGGTGATGCCGGTCTTTTCCACCAGCCAGCCTGGCGTGGCGATGGGGCGCTCCAGCAGGGCGCGGTGTAAATCCAGGGCGGAAGCGGCTGCCCGTCCAAGCACGTTAATCTTCATGCGGTCCTGGTTCGACACGTCCGTAAGCTGCCGCGCCGTTTCCATCGCTTGGGTACTGGTGAAGATGACGGCTTCGGCAAAGAATTCGAGCCAGGCCTCCCAGTCACCGGTCAAACGCACCTTGTCAAGCAACTCGTAGTAATACGGACGGTGGGTCTTGAAGTAGAGGCTCAGATAGAGCATCGGCTTCCGCAGCACTTTCTGTTCACACAGTATCAGGGTTATCAGCAGGCGGCCAAGACGGCCATTTCCGTCAAGGAACGGATGGATCGTTTCAAACTGCACATGGGACAACGCCGCCTTTAGCAGAGCCGGTGTCGGTTCGGGTCGGTTGTGCAGGAAGAGTTCAAGCCGGCCCATGCAATCCGGTACCTGCTCAGCCGGAGGTGGAACGAACGCAGCGTTGCCGGGCCGGGTTCCGCCGATCCAGTTCTGGCTGCGCCGGAAATCCCCCGGAGTCTGATTGCTGCCACGGCCCTTGGCCAGAAGCACGCCATGGATATCCTTGATCAGCCGCAAGGAAAGCGGAAACCCTTCGGCCAACCTGCTCAGCCCATGGTTGAGCGCTGCCACATAGTTGCTGACCTCCCGCACGTCGTCCAACGGGACGCCCGGTTGCTGATCCAGTTCAAACAGCAACAGGTCTGAAAGTGAAGATTGCGTCCCCTCGATCATGGAAGAGAGTACGGCCTCCTTGCGGACATACATATAGAGGAAAAGGGATGTATCGGGCAGTAGCATCGATACACTGTCCAGCCGCCCTAAAGACAGTAGCGCCTGGTCGAATTTGTCTCGCAGCGGGGTTGTCCAATTAATGGGTGGACGCGGTGGCAGCGGAGCAGGCACAAAGGCCTGTACCCTCTCACCCATCGTCGATATCGTAAGATAATGCCCTTGGAGCTTTCTTCTCATGTCCTGCTCACAACCTAAAATAAGGTTTATGGTTATTTTAGCTTACACCATAATACTAAAATAAAGAATCGTGGGGTAAAAAGCAAGCGGATTTTTGTACCTGTCTGCCATGTGGTCGGGGTAGGAGTCTGAACAAGGTTGAAGTTTTCAGGTGATCTTTTTTCGGGGACCTTCAGCAAAACATCAAGGACCCTCCGGTCTTAAAAGGCCCATTTCGATGGCAAAAACAACGTTTTAAGACAGAAATCAGCGCCGGTTTTTCGTCGTTCTGTCGTCAAATCAGCCTATTAGCTTGGTCCGACCCGGCAAAGGAACAGAGGGAATTTATCCTTATGCCGGTGGAGGAGTCGTCTCTCCACCTGGGGGCGTTGCCGTGACATGGTCGCCCTCAGATCCCACTCCAGGGTGGAATGTAGGCG
This genomic window contains:
- a CDS encoding Fic family protein, yielding MRRKLQGHYLTISTMGERVQAFVPAPLPPRPPINWTTPLRDKFDQALLSLGRLDSVSMLLPDTSLFLYMYVRKEAVLSSMIEGTQSSLSDLLLFELDQQPGVPLDDVREVSNYVAALNHGLSRLAEGFPLSLRLIKDIHGVLLAKGRGSNQTPGDFRRSQNWIGGTRPGNAAFVPPPAEQVPDCMGRLELFLHNRPEPTPALLKAALSHVQFETIHPFLDGNGRLGRLLITLILCEQKVLRKPMLYLSLYFKTHRPYYYELLDKVRLTGDWEAWLEFFAEAVIFTSTQAMETARQLTDVSNQDRMKINVLGRAAASALDLHRALLERPIATPGWLVEKTGITPATVNKALGHLERIGIVREMTAQKRNRLFSYIEYVEIMNRGTELPPE